The genome window TTTCTCCACCAGTTGACGCAGAACCGGTGCCAGCATGGCGCAGTACGGGCACTGATAATCGCTGTACTCAATGATGGTGACCAGCGCGGTATCCTTACCGAGGATATGATCATCCTTGCCGGGGGCGGGTATCAGCGCCTGCAGAGTGGGGTTGGGGGTAGGCAGAACAGAGGAAACCTCACAGCCTGCCATGGGCGTGCCGCTGATGGGGACTTTCCCCCCTGCGGTTTGCGGCTGGCAGGCACCCAGCAGGAGAGCCATCACCGCCAGCAAGGGCAACAATTTACGCAACATACTGAACTCCTTTAAAAGCAATCACCGGGGTGAAACACATCATCCCCTGTTTGTGGATTTTAACGGAGATTCGCCAAAATGGGGATTTTACAACGATTTGTTAAGAGATTCTAATTTTGGAACAGTCCGCCGGATGCTTTGACACGCTCGCCACGACACCCCTGCCCCTCCTCCCCCTTTGCGGTAAACCTCTATATGTCGTTGCGCAAAAGTGTCTCGAATGGGTTAAACAATCTCTCCAATGGCTGGTGGAAAATCCCAGCCTGGAGCAGGCACACAAAAAAGCCCCCGACGGGACAATGTCGAGGGCTAAAGGCTCAGGGGGCTTTCTTTACCACTTGCCGTTTTTGCTTCACTCCCCCCTGACGGATATGGGCTTCAGGAAACGCTCCCCCGCAGGCGCGGGTCAAGAGCATCGCGCAAGCCGTCGCCCAGCAGGTTGAACGACAGCACGGTGAGCATGATGGCTAACCCCGGGAAGAAGACCAGATGCGGGGCGTTGAACACGCTGTTGCGTTCCTCGCCCAGCATCAAGCCCCATTCGGGGGTGGGCGGCTCGGCGCCCAATCCCAGGAACGACAGCGCCGCCGCGTCAATGATGGCGCCGGCAATGCCCAGCGTGCCCTGCACAATGAGCGGGGTGATGGCATTGGGCAGGATGCGCAGGAAGAGGATGTGCAAGCCACCTGCGCCCAGCGCGCGCGAAGCCTGCACGTACTCCATCTCGCGCACCTGCAGAACGGTTGCCCGCACCAGACGAGCATAGCGCGGGATGGAGACAATCCCGATGGCAAGCAGGGCGTTGATCAGCCCCGTCCCCAGCACCGCCACAATGGCAATGGCAAGCAAAAGACTGGGAAACGCCATCAGCACGTCCATAATGCGCATGATGAGGTTATCCACCCAGCCGCCAGCATACGCCGAGATAGCGCCCAGCAGACCGCCTACCAGAATGGCAAAGCCGATGGTGGCAAAGCCAATCTGCAGGGAAAGCCGCGAGCCAAACACCACCCGCGAGAACAGGTCGCGGAAGTTGCCGTCAATGCCGAAAATGTGTTCCGGCTTCTCGGCAGGACAGCCCAGCAGATGGATGCAGGGCGGTTCGCGGCGCTTGACATCCTGCATCTGCTTGACGGGGTCGTAAGGGGCAATCAGCGGGGCAAAAATGGCTACCAGCACCATCAGCCCCAGGATGATCATGCCAATCTGCGCCGAGCGGTGACGGCGCAAACGCCGCCAGGCGTCGCGGGTGGGAGACCAGCGCTCGGCGGCTTTTTCGGTGTTGTTTTTCAGCGAGACTGCGCT of Anaerolinea thermophila UNI-1 contains these proteins:
- a CDS encoding ABC transporter permease codes for the protein MSAVSLKNNTEKAAERWSPTRDAWRRLRRHRSAQIGMIILGLMVLVAIFAPLIAPYDPVKQMQDVKRREPPCIHLLGCPAEKPEHIFGIDGNFRDLFSRVVFGSRLSLQIGFATIGFAILVGGLLGAISAYAGGWVDNLIMRIMDVLMAFPSLLLAIAIVAVLGTGLINALLAIGIVSIPRYARLVRATVLQVREMEYVQASRALGAGGLHILFLRILPNAITPLIVQGTLGIAGAIIDAAALSFLGLGAEPPTPEWGLMLGEERNSVFNAPHLVFFPGLAIMLTVLSFNLLGDGLRDALDPRLRGSVS